Genomic window (Caldisericia bacterium):
CAATTCCCTGTGTGGCATCCACAAGGAGAATTGCTCCTTCACATGCTGATAAACTCCTTGAGACTTCATAGCTGAAGTCAACATGCCCTGGTGTGTCTATCAAATTGAAGATAAATTCCTCTCCACTCTTTGATCTGTATTTTAATCTTACAGGATGCGCTTTTATAGTTATTCCTCTCTCCCTTTCAAGGGACATCTGATCCAATGCCTGTCCTTCCTCAAGTAAAGGGGTTTTAAGTCCACAAATCTCAAGAAATCTATCTGCAAGTGTGGATTTTCCATGATCTATATGTGCTATGATGGAAAAGTTCCTGATGTTCATGTGTTTAATTATACCACATGCTTTTAAAGTATTATTTACATATCAATCTAAAATGATAAACTTTATTGGTGATGAAGATAAGGAAGGTTCTACTTTTTAATCCACCTGTTGGTTTATATCAGCGAGGTGAAGAGAGGTGTCAGGCAGATATTGAGGGAAGTGCCACTGTTTCTATACGTCCTCCAAATAATCTTGGATATATGGCTTCTGTTCTTAGACTTATTGGAATAACTCCACTAATAAGAGACTATCCTGTGGAAAAGGATAAAGACTTTATAACGGATTTAAAAGCATTTAACCCAGACATGTTGATAATGAGTATAACTACAGCAACAATTGAAAAGGATTTAGAATACTTTAAGATTGCAAAAGATGTTAAAAAAGACATTATAACCGTAGCTGAAGGAGCACATTTTATTACAGCTCCACTTTCATCCTTTAACAAGGAAGTTTATAACTTTATGGATTTTGCCATATACGGAGAGAGTGAAGGAATAGTGGATAAGCTTGTAGATGCTTTAAACAATAATTTGAATGTATCTTACGTCAAAGGTTTAATATTTAAAGAGAACAACAGGTGGATCAAAACTCCACCTTCCCCCTTCATTGAAGACCTTGATTCTCTTCCATTTCCTGCAAGGGATCTTATGAGAAATGAACTTTACATAAATCCAGACACAGGAAATCCTATTGCAACAATACAAACCTCTCGTGGCTGTCCTGCAAAATGTATATACTGTCTTACCCCCATTGTATCTGGGAGTAAAGTAAGAAAGAGGAGCGCAAAAAACATTGTTGATGAGATTGAAGAATGTATAAACAAATACAATATAAAAGAGTTCTTCTTCAGAGCAGATACATTCACAATTGATAATGAGTGGGTTGTCTCTGTTTGTAAGGAAATAATTAAAAGAGATTTAAAGATAAGTTGGGTGGCAAATTCCCGTGTTAAACCATTATCAGAGGATACACTTTTGTGGATGAAGAAGGCTGGATGTTATCTTGTTGCATTTGGTATTGAATCTGGGAGTAACAGGAGTTTAAAACTTATGAAGAAAGGAGCTACCGTTTCTGATGCTATAAGAGCAGTAAATATGGCAAAGAGAGTGGGACTTAAGACATACTGCTTCTTCATGCTTGGTTTCCCCTGGGAGAAGAGAGAAGACATAGAGGAAACCATAAGATTTTCAAAGAAAATACCGTGTGATTTTGCAGAATTCCATATAGCAACACCATACTATGGAACAGAACTGTTTGAGATGGTTAAAAATGAGGGTCTTATAGATAAGGAAATTGTCGGCTACAACTATTTCACAAATCCAGCTGTGGGTACAAAATACCTATCAAGGGATGAACTTATCCACCTGAGAAGAAAGGCTCTTCTATCTTTCTATCTAAGACCGAATTACATATTAAAAACTTTCCTTTCCATATCTTCAAAGAAAAAGTTTGCGAATTATTTAAGGTATGGACTAAAACTTATAAAAAACACTATCTTTAAAACAAGATGATTAAGACTATAAATTGATAAAGGGAGGTTGATATGAGGATTAAACTTGTAGTCTTAACTGTTATTTTCTTCTTTGGGTTTACTCTTCTACCAAATTCCCTGAATGCAGAATCACCATATATAGTTAAAAAGGGAAGTGTGGTTGAGGAGCTCATCCTCTCAAATGTTGATGTCAATATTTATGGATATGTAAAAACTCTAAACCTTGACTCAGGAGATGTAAAAATCTTTAAAGAGGGGAAGGTTGATGATTTAAGAGTAGGTGCTGGAGATGTTGAAATTTATGGAGAAGCTAAAGATATTGAGGTTGGGATAGGGAAGGTAACTGTTTATGGAAGGGTTAGAGGAGATATAAAGGTTGGTCTTGGAAGTGTAATACTCAAATCAAACAGCATCGTTGAAGGAGATATTGCTGTAGTTGGGAAGGTAAAAAGAGAAGAGGGAAGTATTGTAAAAGGTGATGTTGAGATTCTTAATCTTCCAAGTCTTGCTTTTTTAAAGGATATTATGAAATACAAAGTATCTACACCAAAATCACCAACATCAAAACTGATAACATTCTTTGTCCTCCTATTCGTTCTATTTCTAATACTTGCACTCTTTCCCAATGCCACAAAGAGGGGCATTGATTATCTTTCAACAAAACCACTTAACTCATTCCTCCTCTCTTTGATACTTATAGCTCTTGCCATTGGAATTTCAATACTGCTGATAGTAACAATTGTTGGGATAATTTTAGTACCACTCCTTGCCATAGGAGCGATAGCTTTGTATCTCTTTGGCTCTACGATATTCTACACTACAATAGGAAAACAGATGCTTAAGTTGATAAATGTGGAGGATCCAAATTTAGCCATTTCTTTCCTTGTTTCAGCTGTTCCTTTGCTCCTTATAGAAGTATTTGTTCCTTACGGAGAGATTATTTCTCTCGTTCCTTTAGTTTTCGGATTTGGAGCAGGTTTTAAAGCCATTTTCCCTAAGTTAACGATATTCAACCTGTAAAAAATTTATAAAATGATGGAATTATTGTATGGACGAAAAGGATTTTTTAGAAGAAAAGGTGCAGGAACTCATAGAGAAAAATCTGAAACTTTCAAAGTAGTTCTTAATTTCAATTTAAACAAAGAGATGTGAAAAGCAACTTTTATCAGAGGAGCCAAAGCCCTTTATTGGCTCCTCTCTGTATTTCCTTAAAATATGTGAAAGCTCCTCCTCTTCTTTGTTTCTTACACAAAAAACACCAACACTTTTTCCTTCCCTAAGAAGATAGTCTATATGCCACTTAGCCCTTTTTAAGTTAAAGTATCTATTAACTCTTTTATCAATACCTCCTTTTGCACTTCCAACATAGAAGTAGAATCCCTTTTTAAATAAGAACTCTCCAAGTTTTCCAATCTTTATCCTCTTATTCTTATTAAGGAAAACAACAAGAATGTATGAACCTTTGTATGAAGGAAAGGGAGGAGAAGTTAAAAATTCAAACCTGACTCCTTCCCTTTCAAGAATATTAGAGACCTCTTTTAAAACTCTATTCAATTGAGGGCATTTTTATCCCATGCTTCTTTGCAAATTCTATTGCTTCTTCATATCCCGCATCTGCATGTCTTACAACACCTATACCGGGATCATTATTCAAGACAAGTTCAAGTCTTTTATCTGCCATATCTGTTCCATCAGCAACTACAACCATCCCAGCATGGATTGAGTATCCAATACCAACACCTCCACCATGATGAACTGCCACCCATGTTGCACCAGATACTGCATTTAAAAGACCATTAAGGATGGGCCAATCTGCTATGGCATCTGATCCATCCTTCATTCCCTCTGTCTCTCTGTTTGGTGATGCAACTGATCCAGTATCAAGATGGTCTCTTCCAATTACTATGGGAGCAGATATTTTTCCTTTCCTTACAAGGTCGTTTATTATTTTTCCAAAATGGGCTCTCTCTCCGTATCCAAGCCAGCAAATCCTCGCTGGTAATCCCTGAAATTTAACCTTTTCTCTTGCCAGTTTTATCCACCTTACAAGATGGGTATCTTCGGGAAATTCCTTAACTACAATTTCGTCAGTTACGTATATATCTTTAGGATCACCTGAAAGAGCTGCCCATCTAAAAGGTCCCTTCCCTTCAAAAAACAGAGGTCTTATATACGCTGGAACAAAACCTGGGAAAGAGAATGCTTCTTTAAATCCTGCTTTATAGGCCTGTCCTCTAATGTTATTCCCGTAATCAAATACAACAGAACCTCTCTTTTTGAACTCCACCATTGCCTCAACATGTTTAACTATAGATTCATAGGAGAGTTTCCTGTATTTTTCTGGATTCTCCTTCCTCAGTTTGAGTGCCTCCTCGTAAGGTATTCCTGAAGGAACATATCCATTTAATTCATCATGAGCAGAGGTCTGATCTGTTACCACATCAGGAATTATCCCTCTCTTAAGCAATTCTGTGTATAGATCCACTGCATTCATTACTACACCAATGGATCTTGGGATTCTCTTTTCTTTTGCCTCTTCCATAAGCTTAAGTGCTTCATCGAGAGAATCAACAAGGAATTCAAGATAACCGGTTTTTATTCTTCTCTCTGCCCTTTTTCTATCCACCTCTGCTATTATACAAATTCCCTCATTCATTGTAATTGCCAGAGGTTGCGCTCCACCCATTCCTCCAAGACCGGCAGAAAGCACAAATTTTCCCTTCAAACTTCCATTAAAATGTTTGTTTGCCAAAGAAGCGAATGTCTCATATGTTCCCTGAAGTATCCCCTGAGTTCCAATGTATATCCAGCTTCCAGCTGTCATCTGACCATACATGGTTAATCCAAGTGCTTCAAGTCTTCTAAACTCATCCCATGTTGCCCACTTTGGAACAAGCATAGCATTTGATATAAGAACCCTTGGTGCAAATTCATGGGTTTTAAATATTCCAACAGGCTTTCCTGATTGAACAACAAGAGTTTCATCATTCTCAAGTTCCTTGAGAGCTTTAACAATATTCCAGAACGCTTTCCAGTTTCTTGCTGCCTTACCCGTTCCTCCATAGACAATGAGTTCTTCTGGTTTTTCAGCTACTTCAGGATCAAGGTTATTCATAAGCATTCTTAGAGCAGCTTCCTGCCCCCAACCCTTTGTGTTTAATTTAGTTCCTCTTGGTGCTCTTATAACTACCTTTTCATCTCTCATTTCTCACCTCCTTTATAGATACTCCTTCAATCTTTCAGCATTTTTTCTTAGGACAACCCTTATGAGACCAAGATTTGCCCTCTTCCTCGCCACAACAGCAAGAAAGAGGG
Coding sequences:
- a CDS encoding radical SAM protein; its protein translation is MKIRKVLLFNPPVGLYQRGEERCQADIEGSATVSIRPPNNLGYMASVLRLIGITPLIRDYPVEKDKDFITDLKAFNPDMLIMSITTATIEKDLEYFKIAKDVKKDIITVAEGAHFITAPLSSFNKEVYNFMDFAIYGESEGIVDKLVDALNNNLNVSYVKGLIFKENNRWIKTPPSPFIEDLDSLPFPARDLMRNELYINPDTGNPIATIQTSRGCPAKCIYCLTPIVSGSKVRKRSAKNIVDEIEECINKYNIKEFFFRADTFTIDNEWVVSVCKEIIKRDLKISWVANSRVKPLSEDTLLWMKKAGCYLVAFGIESGSNRSLKLMKKGATVSDAIRAVNMAKRVGLKTYCFFMLGFPWEKREDIEETIRFSKKIPCDFAEFHIATPYYGTELFEMVKNEGLIDKEIVGYNYFTNPAVGTKYLSRDELIHLRRKALLSFYLRPNYILKTFLSISSKKKFANYLRYGLKLIKNTIFKTR
- a CDS encoding GIY-YIG nuclease family protein, producing MNRVLKEVSNILEREGVRFEFLTSPPFPSYKGSYILVVFLNKNKRIKIGKLGEFLFKKGFYFYVGSAKGGIDKRVNRYFNLKRAKWHIDYLLREGKSVGVFCVRNKEEEELSHILRKYREEPIKGFGSSDKSCFSHLFV
- the hutU gene encoding urocanate hydratase, with the protein product MRDEKVVIRAPRGTKLNTKGWGQEAALRMLMNNLDPEVAEKPEELIVYGGTGKAARNWKAFWNIVKALKELENDETLVVQSGKPVGIFKTHEFAPRVLISNAMLVPKWATWDEFRRLEALGLTMYGQMTAGSWIYIGTQGILQGTYETFASLANKHFNGSLKGKFVLSAGLGGMGGAQPLAITMNEGICIIAEVDRKRAERRIKTGYLEFLVDSLDEALKLMEEAKEKRIPRSIGVVMNAVDLYTELLKRGIIPDVVTDQTSAHDELNGYVPSGIPYEEALKLRKENPEKYRKLSYESIVKHVEAMVEFKKRGSVVFDYGNNIRGQAYKAGFKEAFSFPGFVPAYIRPLFFEGKGPFRWAALSGDPKDIYVTDEIVVKEFPEDTHLVRWIKLAREKVKFQGLPARICWLGYGERAHFGKIINDLVRKGKISAPIVIGRDHLDTGSVASPNRETEGMKDGSDAIADWPILNGLLNAVSGATWVAVHHGGGVGIGYSIHAGMVVVADGTDMADKRLELVLNNDPGIGVVRHADAGYEEAIEFAKKHGIKMPSIE